The sequence below is a genomic window from Desulfobacterales bacterium.
GTCCTGGGGGACAGGATTGAGACCCTGATGCTCGATATTTTAGGTGATCTGATCGATGCGGCCTATTCCAGAAAGAAACAGCCGGCCCTGAGTGCTGCGAATTTGAAACTTGAAAAGCTGCGTTACCTGATACGCCTGAGCAAAGACCTTAAATTAATAAACCTCAAAGGGTACGAGTTTGCCGCCGGGGCTGTGGACGGTATCGGCATTTCAATCGGTGGCTGGCTTAAATTCAGCCGACGTGAAGACATATACGAATCTGTTTGAAAAAATAGTCTCTTTTGAAAACCTTCTGAAGGCTACCCGCAAGGCCCAAAGAGGCAAGCGATTCAAAAGCGCCACGGCAGTTTTCAACCTGAACCTTGAAAAAGAGCTTTTTGCATTACAAAAAGACATGCTGGCGGGGACATACCGGCATGGCGGCTATCGTGACTTTTATATCCATGATCCCAAACGGCGACTGATCAGCGCGGCGCCATACCGCGACCGGGTGGTTCACCACGCGCTGTGCAATATTATCGAGCCGGTCTTTGACAGGACTTTTATATATGATTCCTATGCCTGCCGAACCGGCAAGGGAACCCACGCGGCGGTTGAAAGATACACGGTGTTTGCCCGCAAGAACAGCTATGTGCTTAAATGCGATATCCAGAAATATTTTCAGAGCATGGACCATGAGATTCTCATGGCCGTCATTTCAAGGAAGATCAGGTGCGAAAGGACCTTATGGCTGCTCGCAGAGATTATCGGATCGCGGGTCGATAACCGGCAGGTTGCCTATTTTAAGGGAGACGATCTTTTTGACCCCTATAGCCGCAAAAGGGCTATTCCGATCGGGAACCTGACCAGCCAGTTTTTTGCCAATGTGTACCTGAACGGGTTTGACCATTTTGTAAAAGAAAAGCTCTGCTGCAAGTATTATATCCGCTATGTCGATGATTTTGTCGTGTTTGGCGACTCAAAGGAAAAGCTGCGGAAGGTCAAGGTCCTGATAGAAGATTACCTGGGAGCGTTAAGACTGAGACTCCATCCGGGAAAGTGCAGGGCTTACAAGGTAAAAGACGGGATATCCTTTCTGGGTTACCGGATTTTTCCGACCCATCGGTTGCTGAATAAGGGCAATGCTCTGCGGATGCGCCGCCGGCTTAAAAAAATGAGATCCCTGTATCGGGAAGGCAAAATCGAACTTGACAAAATTCAGCAACGCATTCAAAGCTGGATCGGCCACGCCGCCCATGCCGACACATACCGCCTTCGGCGCCGTGTGCTGGAAAGCGTGGCCTTTCAGAGGGGCATTACCGGAAACGCTGCGGGGGGGTTCGTGGAACAACAATCAGGACAACGCCCGTTGTGCGAACCGCAACAGGAACAACCCGAACAAACGGAACAACAATATCGGATTTCGTTGCGTCAGGACTTAAATCTTTAAATGGGGCCGGAGCCGGACCTTTTAAGGAAGTTCCGGGGGCGCCTCATTTAAGTCCAGGTTTTGCTCCTGTGTCGGCAGAAAGAGTCGACCGAAACATAAACCCTTCCTGCCCGGGCTGGTAGTCTGTGGGCGAACGTCCGGGCGGGAAATCTGTTTAAGTTCTATAGCCAAATATGGTTT
It includes:
- a CDS encoding reverse transcriptase/maturase family protein, with protein sequence MKTYTNLFEKIVSFENLLKATRKAQRGKRFKSATAVFNLNLEKELFALQKDMLAGTYRHGGYRDFYIHDPKRRLISAAPYRDRVVHHALCNIIEPVFDRTFIYDSYACRTGKGTHAAVERYTVFARKNSYVLKCDIQKYFQSMDHEILMAVISRKIRCERTLWLLAEIIGSRVDNRQVAYFKGDDLFDPYSRKRAIPIGNLTSQFFANVYLNGFDHFVKEKLCCKYYIRYVDDFVVFGDSKEKLRKVKVLIEDYLGALRLRLHPGKCRAYKVKDGISFLGYRIFPTHRLLNKGNALRMRRRLKKMRSLYREGKIELDKIQQRIQSWIGHAAHADTYRLRRRVLESVAFQRGITGNAAGGFVEQQSGQRPLCEPQQEQPEQTEQQYRISLRQDLNL
- the avd gene encoding diversity-generating retroelement protein Avd, which codes for MPKEVDAITKLYDFLLWMIPKLEKFPRSQKFVLGDRIETLMLDILGDLIDAAYSRKKQPALSAANLKLEKLRYLIRLSKDLKLINLKGYEFAAGAVDGIGISIGGWLKFSRREDIYESV